A genomic region of Alligator mississippiensis isolate rAllMis1 chromosome 6, rAllMis1, whole genome shotgun sequence contains the following coding sequences:
- the ATAD1 gene encoding outer mitochondrial transmembrane helix translocase — MVHAETFSRPLSRNEVVGLIFRLTIFGAVTYFTIKWMVDAIDPTRKQKVEAQKQAEKLMKQIGVKNVKLTEYEMSIAAHLVDPLSMHVTWSDIAGLDDVITDLKDTVILPIKKKYLFENSRLLQPPKGVLLYGPPGCGKTLIAKATAKEAGCRFINLQPSTLTDKWYGESQKLAAAVFSLAIKLQPSIIFIDEIDSFLRNRSSSDHEATAMMKAQFMSLWDGLDTDYNCQVIVMGATNRPQDLDSAIMRRMPTRFHINQPALKQREAILKLILKNENVDRHVDLLEIAKETDGFSGSDLKEMCRDAALFCVREYVNSTCEESHDEDEIRPVQQQDLHRAIEKMRKSKDATLQNVLMHVGLD, encoded by the exons ATGGTACATGCCGAAACCTTTTCTCGCCCACTGAGTCGGAATGAAGTTGTTGGTTTAATTTTCCGTTTGACGATATTTGGTGCTGTAACGTATTTTACCATCAAGTGGATGGTAGATGCAATTGATCCaaccaggaagcaaaaagtagAAGCCCAGAAACAG GCAGAAAAGCTAATGAAGCAAATCGGGGTGAAAAATGTCAAACTTACTGAATATGAAATGAGTATTGCTGCACATCTAGTTGACCCTCTTAGCATGCAT GTAACCTGGAGTGATATTGCAGGGTTAGATGATGTTATTACAGATCTGAAGGACACAGTCATCTTACCCatcaaaaagaaatatttatttgagAATTCCAGACTCCTGCAGCCACCAAAAG GAGTACTTCTGTACGGTCCTCCAGGTTGTGGTAAAACTCTTATTGCCAAAGCTACAGCAAAGGAAGCAGGTTGTCGATTCATTAATCTCCAGCCTTCAACACTGACTGACAAATGGTATGGGGAGTCACAGAAACTGGCTGCTGCAGTCTTCTCCCTTGCTATAAAGCTCCAACCGTCGATCATTTTTATTGATGAAATAG ATTCCTTCCTACGAAATCGCTCAAGTTCTGACCATGAAGCTACAGCTATGATGAAAGCTCAGTTCATGAGCCTTTGGGATGGTCTGGACACTGACTACAATTGCCAA GTGATAGTGATGGGAGCTACCAATCGCCCTCAGGATCTTGATTCTGCCATTATGAGAAGAATGCCTACAAGGTTCCACATCAACCAACCT gctCTGAAACAGCGAGAAGCCATCCTGAAACTGatattgaaaaatgaaaat GTGGACAGGCATGTAGACCTCCTAGAAATTGCTAAAGAAACAGATGGTTTTTCAGGGAGTGATTTGAAGGAAATGTGCCGGGATGCAGCACTCTTTTGTGTCAGGGAATATGTCAATTCCACGTGTGAAGAAAG CCATGATGAAGATGAGATTCGGCCAGTACAGCAGCAGGATCTACACAGGGCAATTGAAAAGATGAGGAAGTCAAAGGATGCAACTCTCCAGAATGTTTTGATGCACGTTGGTTTAGATTAA